A region of Maniola jurtina chromosome 7, ilManJurt1.1, whole genome shotgun sequence DNA encodes the following proteins:
- the LOC123866583 gene encoding protein Spindly codes for MDYSTISNKTTITEAEDLTGGEISEKYYLLRKQYENLSSTYDAIKQELHDTRRSYQTALDVQSHLTAELESFQADEQRRRNEFNSRISALQEDISALRLERIDLTEQHAKEIKKLEVENKRLREEQEVIARESPVRDNSELDEVRAALSTVTLEANAVKQSLEEARAELGSWQLKVEELVTEVAELRAAADIRREELHAAGEREAAALADLAEARALLHQIDSPDLQPHAVKGNSLFAEVEDKRQEMAKNLIQMKQTNSRLRRDLANKQAELEALLHEKQTIWEQQAGAAAHYDRELIENYEERITQLEGLCERQRRELSRWFGKLCEPTAQGWLPGVLDHLKSECEQLRLEVLSRGAAQLASAAQVRELRRKIAHLTANSTKQSPIQQIGDKDESCVQKYTALIKKPVVDDVRKKVSFN; via the exons ATGGATTATTCAACAATAAGCAATAAAACTACAATAACAGAGGCGGAAGATCTAACAGGTGGTGAAATCAGTGAAAAGTATTATTTGCTGCGTAAACAGTACGAGAACTTATCGAGCACCTACGATGCAATAAAACAGGAGCTCCACGATACGAGGCGGAGTTACCAAACAGCTTTGGACGTCCAGAGCCACTTGACTGCTGAGTTAGAAAGTTTTCAGGCTGACGAACAAAGGCGACGGAATGAGTTCAATTCCCGTATTTCTGCGCTTCAAGAAGACATTTCAGCTTTAAGGCTAGAACGAATAGACCTAACAGAACAGCATGCGAAGGAGATTAAGAAGTTAGAGGTGGAAAATAAGCGGTTAAGAGAGGAGCAAGAAGTGATAGCGCGGGAGTCGCCAGTTCGTGATAATTCGGAGTTGGATGAAGTCCGGGCAGCTCTATCAACGGTTACGTTGGAGGCAAATGCAGTGAAACAATCTCTTGAGGAGGCCCGCGCGGAACTTGGGTCCTGGCAG CTAAAAGTAGAGGAACTAGTAACAGAAGTAGCAGAGCTCCGTGCTGCGGCAGACATCAGGAGGGAGGAACTGCATGCAGCTGGTGAGCGTGAGGCAGCTGCTCTGGCCGATTTGGCTGAAGCCAGGGCTTTGTTACATCAAATTGACTCACCAGACTTACAACCACATG CTGTAAAAGGGAACTCATTATTTGCTGAGGTGGAGGACAAGCGCCAGGAAATGGCCAAAAATCTAATACAGATGAAACAAACTAATTCTAGA TTGCGGCGCGACCTAGCCAATAAGCAAGCAGAGCTGGAAGCATTGTTGCATGAGAAGCAGACAATATGGGAGCAGCAGGCCGGAGCTGCTGCACACTACGACAGAGAGCTTATAG AAAACTATGAAGAACGTATAACGCAACTGGAAGGTTTATGCGAGCGGCAGAGGCGAGAGCTATCTCGCTGGTTCGGCAAACTGTGCGAGCCCACTGCGCAGGGCTGGCTGCCTGGTGTCTTGGACCATTTGAA atcTGAATGTGAACAGTTACGCTTAGAAGTTTTATCAAGAGGTGCCGCCCAACTAGCAAGTGCAGCGCAAGTGAGAGAGCTGCGAAGGAAAATCGCCCATCTGACCGCCAACAGTACCAAGCAATCGCCCATACAACAGATCGGCGATAAGGACGAGAGTTGCGTGCAAAAGTATACCGCGCTGATCAAGAAACCTGTAGTTGACGATGTTAGGAAAAAAGTATCCTTCAATTAG